A genomic region of Candidatus Kryptoniota bacterium contains the following coding sequences:
- a CDS encoding molybdopterin-dependent oxidoreductase yields MAKVTIEGKTVEVENGTTVIRAAAQAGIEVPHFCWHPGLSVAGNCRMCLVEIEKMPKLAIACATQVADGMVVHVNSEKAVEARKAILEFILINHPLDCPICDEAGECNLQDYTYSHGPGQSKFTESKNKKPKRVPLGPNVVYDAERCILCSRCIRFMDEIAKEPTLTFVERGDRVYIDTFPGKDLDNPYSMNVIDLCPVGALTNRDYRFKARVWETSSTEGICPGCARGCNINIWVRNNEILRLTPRFNPDVNNYWMCDSGRLTSFRDVNSVERINSPLVRKDGTLQEVGWDEAIAHAAELIKPFPKDEIAVFGSAYASVEDNYVLQKFARQVLNTQNIDFIRHEDGTDDTMLIRADKTPNTFGAREAGVVSGKGIDSRKIFELISSGKIKALYIMDDDIAVSKEIEDLLARLDLLIVNHWTLNKTTRLADVVFPSATFAEKHGTFVNFLGRVQLFKPAVSTLEQERVPGRYNMSRLDKFGSPFDKWNMGARRNVRSSWEIVSAIGSLLGGKMRYQSAQKVFDEIAQTIPAFKGMSYQKLGDRGALLKKSKEEAFVQ; encoded by the coding sequence ATGGCTAAAGTAACGATAGAAGGCAAAACTGTCGAGGTAGAGAACGGCACGACCGTAATTCGTGCCGCGGCTCAGGCAGGCATCGAGGTGCCGCATTTTTGCTGGCATCCGGGACTGTCTGTTGCAGGTAACTGCAGAATGTGTCTCGTAGAAATCGAGAAGATGCCCAAGCTCGCGATCGCGTGCGCGACACAGGTGGCAGACGGCATGGTGGTACACGTGAATTCCGAAAAGGCGGTCGAGGCGAGAAAGGCGATTCTCGAATTCATTCTCATCAATCATCCCCTCGATTGCCCGATCTGCGACGAGGCAGGTGAATGCAATCTCCAGGATTACACTTACAGTCACGGACCGGGTCAAAGCAAATTCACCGAATCCAAGAATAAGAAACCAAAACGGGTACCTCTTGGACCGAACGTGGTCTACGATGCCGAGCGATGTATACTCTGCTCGCGCTGTATCAGGTTCATGGATGAAATTGCGAAAGAGCCGACGCTGACATTTGTCGAGCGGGGAGACAGAGTGTATATCGATACTTTCCCCGGCAAAGATCTCGACAATCCCTATTCGATGAATGTTATCGACCTCTGTCCCGTAGGTGCGCTTACGAATCGCGACTACAGGTTCAAGGCGAGAGTGTGGGAGACTTCGTCCACAGAAGGGATCTGTCCCGGCTGCGCACGCGGCTGCAATATAAACATCTGGGTAAGGAACAATGAAATACTTCGCCTCACGCCGCGCTTCAATCCCGATGTGAACAATTACTGGATGTGCGACAGCGGCAGGCTTACTTCCTTCAGAGACGTCAATTCCGTTGAGCGGATCAATTCTCCTCTCGTGCGAAAGGACGGAACCCTGCAGGAAGTCGGATGGGACGAGGCGATCGCGCATGCCGCCGAACTCATCAAGCCTTTTCCCAAAGATGAGATCGCGGTTTTCGGCTCCGCCTATGCATCGGTGGAGGATAATTATGTCCTCCAGAAGTTTGCCAGACAGGTTCTAAACACTCAGAATATCGATTTTATCAGACATGAAGATGGCACAGACGATACGATGTTGATCCGTGCGGATAAGACGCCAAATACGTTCGGCGCTCGTGAAGCCGGTGTAGTCTCGGGAAAAGGTATCGACTCCAGGAAAATATTCGAACTGATTTCTTCAGGGAAGATCAAGGCTCTATATATCATGGACGATGACATAGCGGTGTCGAAGGAGATCGAAGATTTGCTCGCTCGGCTGGATCTGCTCATTGTGAACCACTGGACTCTCAACAAAACCACGCGGCTTGCCGATGTCGTCTTCCCGAGCGCGACGTTCGCGGAAAAGCACGGCACGTTCGTGAATTTCCTCGGACGCGTTCAGCTCTTCAAGCCCGCGGTATCCACGCTCGAGCAGGAACGAGTGCCTGGACGGTATAATATGAGCAGGTTGGACAAATTCGGCAGCCCGTTCGACAAGTGGAACATGGGCGCACGCCGAAATGTCAGGTCCTCGTGGGAGATCGTGTCCGCGATCGGCAGCCTTCTCGGCGGAAAGATGAGATACCAATCCGCACAGAAGGTCTTCGACGAGATCGCGCAGACAATCCCTGCCTTCAAAGGAATGTCTTACCAAAAGCTCGGCGACCGCGGTGCGCTCCTGAAGAAGTCCAAAGAAGAAGCGTTCGTACAATGA
- the nuoH gene encoding NADH-quinone oxidoreductase subunit NuoH: MMTVVVALIKIIVLLLVVLGAVAYLVLLERKVSAYMQDRIGPNRVGPKGLFQPFADILKLVLKELIVPAKANKFIHALAPVISITVALAALAVIPLGNYIVVAGQQIKLMIADVNVGILYILAMSSLGVYGVTLSGWASNNKYSLLGGLRSSAQMISYELSLGLSIIGVLMIDGTLRLDKIVEAQVGWHWNIFYQPVGFLVFVTAAFAETNRLPFDLPEAEPELVGGYHTEYSGMRWGLFFLSEYTNMIVSSALMATLYFGGWSLPYVNYPAMSPNVAALVQVATIIAKTGIFIFIYMWVRWTLPRFRYDQLMNVGWKIMLPLAFLNLIGTGAVMLAVK; this comes from the coding sequence ATGATGACTGTGGTAGTTGCTCTGATAAAGATTATTGTTCTCTTATTGGTAGTACTTGGAGCCGTTGCTTATCTCGTCCTGCTCGAAAGGAAAGTGAGCGCGTATATGCAGGACAGGATCGGCCCCAATCGGGTAGGTCCTAAAGGATTATTCCAGCCGTTTGCGGATATTCTGAAACTCGTTCTCAAAGAGCTGATCGTGCCGGCGAAAGCGAACAAGTTCATCCACGCACTCGCACCGGTGATCTCGATAACGGTCGCGCTTGCGGCGCTGGCCGTAATACCATTAGGCAATTACATCGTGGTTGCCGGTCAGCAGATAAAACTGATGATCGCGGATGTGAATGTCGGAATATTGTATATCCTCGCGATGTCCTCGCTAGGCGTTTACGGAGTTACTCTCAGCGGGTGGGCGTCGAACAACAAGTATTCTTTGCTCGGAGGATTGCGATCGTCTGCGCAAATGATAAGCTACGAACTTTCTCTCGGACTCAGCATCATCGGCGTGCTCATGATCGACGGAACTCTCCGACTCGATAAGATAGTCGAAGCGCAAGTCGGCTGGCATTGGAATATCTTCTATCAGCCGGTCGGATTTCTTGTTTTCGTTACTGCTGCGTTCGCTGAAACGAACCGCCTCCCGTTCGATTTGCCTGAAGCGGAGCCGGAACTCGTCGGCGGCTACCACACAGAGTACAGCGGCATGCGATGGGGCCTGTTCTTCCTTTCCGAATACACAAACATGATTGTCTCGAGCGCCCTGATGGCAACGCTCTATTTCGGTGGATGGTCCCTGCCTTACGTCAACTACCCGGCAATGTCGCCGAACGTTGCTGCACTCGTCCAGGTCGCAACCATAATCGCGAAGACCGGAATTTTTATTTTCATTTACATGTGGGTGCGCTGGACGCTGCCGCGCTTCAGGTACGACCAGCTGATGAACGTCGGATGGAAGATCATGCTGCCGCTGGCTTTCCTGAACCTGATTGGAACGGGCGCGGTCATGCTGGCGGTTAAGTAA
- a CDS encoding NADH-quinone oxidoreductase subunit I, protein MDNNGNDQKDGRDKLKPKMTFWEKLYFPEILHGMSITMRAFFRPKFTRQYPEERWVPPPVFRGRPVLVMEDETGIERCVACGLCARVCPSLAIEVQAAETELDKERYPERFEINMLRCIFCGFCEEVCPEEAIIMSKDFELTFTNPKDAVYGLDKLLMPASQLKDRLEFLKQYR, encoded by the coding sequence ATGGATAACAACGGAAACGATCAAAAGGATGGAAGAGATAAATTGAAACCCAAGATGACATTCTGGGAGAAACTCTACTTTCCCGAAATACTCCACGGAATGTCGATCACTATGAGAGCATTCTTCAGACCGAAGTTCACGAGGCAATATCCGGAAGAGCGCTGGGTTCCGCCGCCTGTTTTCAGGGGACGCCCGGTCCTCGTGATGGAAGATGAAACCGGTATCGAGAGATGCGTAGCATGCGGACTGTGTGCGCGTGTTTGTCCGTCCCTTGCGATAGAAGTTCAAGCGGCTGAAACTGAACTCGACAAGGAAAGATATCCTGAACGGTTCGAGATAAATATGCTAAGGTGCATATTCTGCGGCTTCTGCGAAGAGGTATGTCCGGAAGAAGCGATAATTATGAGCAAGGATTTTGAACTGACATTCACCAATCCGAAAGACGCGGTGTATGGACTCGACAAGCTTCTGATGCCGGCGTCCCAATTGAAAGACAGACTTGAGTTTCTAAAACAGTATCGCTGA
- a CDS encoding alpha-amylase family glycosyl hydrolase — MGQTFRLNLTEGWTFKPDPNNSGIKENWMAGSGNDGSWQKYELPDYWTRHLIRHEEPGTRWFTNNFTLSDLGESLLLYVSGIDNDATFFLNGKEIGKSSGYSEDVSFEVGKYAAVGNNRLAVRLNRTVGTEKIYGPISLVQKSSLPAVTRQKISLEHARKSAKWVEDAVIYELYSRSFSKDESFKSVIKAIPELKKMGVTVIWLMPINPIGKLHRKGSFGSPYSIQDYYKINPEYGTLDDLESLVKAVHESGLHIIIDLVINHTAWDNPLIREHPDWYKHDSSGNIIAPNPDWTDVAQLDYSKPALRQYMIDMMKYWVRDVGIDGFRCDVAEMVPLDFWNEARAGLDSIKPVMMLAEGSRPAMHLKAFDLTYAWNIYDVLGKIFEGTTRATAIDSVLDREAREFPSGSLRLRFNTNHDKNAFDAPSIERYGPAGDSMTAALIATLPGVPLVYNGDEVGNPERLSLFEQVPIDWTVKNRFSEFYKEILEIRRTHDALLSGEYHSLATSDPRDVFAFERRTGNSTVVCVFNFSKQPLENFEVDIEDASSPVMIDALSGNRIHLTDHKLALTLKARGFAILSAP, encoded by the coding sequence TTGGGACAGACATTCCGGTTGAACCTTACCGAAGGCTGGACATTCAAACCTGATCCGAATAATTCGGGCATAAAAGAAAATTGGATGGCCGGGTCGGGTAATGACGGAAGTTGGCAGAAGTATGAGCTGCCCGACTATTGGACGAGGCATTTGATCCGTCATGAGGAACCGGGTACGAGATGGTTCACAAATAATTTCACTCTCTCGGATCTCGGGGAAAGTCTCTTGCTCTATGTTTCGGGAATTGATAATGATGCAACCTTTTTCCTGAACGGAAAAGAGATCGGAAAGTCGTCGGGCTATTCGGAAGACGTCTCGTTCGAGGTGGGAAAATATGCGGCCGTTGGGAATAACAGACTCGCCGTAAGACTTAATCGCACTGTCGGAACGGAGAAGATTTACGGGCCGATTTCTCTCGTCCAAAAATCAAGCCTCCCCGCTGTCACCCGACAAAAAATATCTCTTGAACACGCCAGGAAAAGCGCGAAGTGGGTTGAAGATGCTGTCATATATGAGTTGTACTCGCGGTCATTTTCAAAAGATGAGAGTTTCAAGTCCGTAATAAAGGCAATTCCAGAATTGAAGAAAATGGGCGTGACGGTAATCTGGTTAATGCCGATCAACCCGATCGGGAAACTCCATCGGAAGGGATCGTTCGGAAGTCCATATTCAATTCAGGATTATTACAAAATCAACCCGGAGTATGGAACACTCGACGATCTCGAGTCTCTTGTCAAAGCTGTTCATGAATCCGGATTGCATATTATCATCGACCTCGTGATCAATCATACCGCCTGGGACAACCCTCTCATCAGGGAACATCCTGACTGGTACAAACACGACAGTTCAGGAAATATTATCGCGCCCAATCCGGATTGGACGGACGTGGCGCAACTTGATTATTCAAAGCCTGCCCTGCGGCAGTACATGATCGACATGATGAAATACTGGGTGCGCGACGTCGGTATCGACGGATTCAGATGCGACGTGGCAGAAATGGTCCCCCTTGATTTCTGGAATGAAGCGCGCGCCGGGCTCGACAGCATAAAACCGGTGATGATGCTCGCGGAGGGTTCGCGGCCCGCAATGCACCTGAAAGCATTCGACCTCACCTATGCATGGAATATATACGATGTTCTTGGAAAGATTTTCGAGGGAACGACGCGAGCGACCGCAATCGACAGCGTGCTCGATAGGGAAGCCCGCGAATTTCCTTCGGGTTCGCTTCGACTCAGGTTCAACACGAACCACGACAAGAATGCGTTCGACGCTCCCTCAATAGAGAGGTATGGACCTGCCGGCGACAGTATGACTGCTGCTTTGATCGCGACTTTGCCGGGAGTGCCGCTCGTTTACAACGGTGACGAAGTCGGAAATCCGGAACGTCTCTCGTTATTCGAGCAGGTTCCTATCGACTGGACAGTGAAGAACCGCTTCAGCGAGTTCTATAAAGAAATACTCGAGATCCGTCGGACACACGACGCGCTACTTTCGGGGGAATATCATTCTCTTGCGACTAGCGATCCGCGGGACGTGTTTGCATTCGAGAGAAGAACCGGAAACAGCACAGTGGTTTGCGTTTTCAATTTTTCAAAGCAGCCTCTGGAGAATTTCGAAGTCGATATCGAAGATGCGTCTTCGCCTGTCATGATCGACGCGTTGAGCGGAAACCGGATCCACTTAACGGATCATAAGCTGGCATTAACGCTCAAGGCTCGCGGGTTTGCGATATTGTCGGCACCATAA
- a CDS encoding secondary thiamine-phosphate synthase enzyme YjbQ encodes MKSHTDYLWFNTKNRKELVNITGDIEKNVKASGVQEGLCLVSAMHITSGIWVNDEEGGLKQDLMELLEVLAPFKPEYRHHRTGEDNADAHLKRTLIHHQAVLPITKGKLDLGPWEQVFYAEFDGQRRKRVVIKIIGE; translated from the coding sequence ATGAAATCACACACCGATTATTTGTGGTTCAACACGAAGAACCGTAAAGAGCTTGTCAACATAACTGGTGATATCGAAAAGAACGTCAAGGCAAGCGGAGTGCAGGAGGGGCTTTGTCTCGTAAGCGCCATGCATATTACGAGCGGGATCTGGGTGAACGACGAGGAGGGGGGTCTCAAACAGGACCTGATGGAATTGCTCGAGGTTCTTGCGCCATTCAAGCCGGAATATCGACATCACAGAACAGGTGAGGACAATGCAGACGCTCATCTGAAGAGAACACTAATTCACCACCAGGCGGTTTTACCGATCACCAAAGGCAAACTCGATCTCGGTCCGTGGGAACAGGTATTCTACGCGGAGTTTGACGGCCAGAGAAGGAAAAGAGTAGTAATAAAAATCATCGGTGAATAG
- a CDS encoding ZIP family metal transporter encodes MTVAIIGIATFISTLFGGLFALKYRDKLHLILGFSAGAVIGVAFFDLLPEAISLEISGTKAATTSIMIGVGFIMYLVLDRAVILLSKADEEHGVLQHRGTLGAASLSMHSFLDGTVIGFAFQVSAAVGAIVTAAVLTHDFSDGINTVSLILKDNGNRKKASLWLLTDALAPVLGILLTRFFTLPENMLGNVLAIFCGFFIYIGASELLPESYHAHPKVLTTVMTLLGISILYAVIQVAKG; translated from the coding sequence ATGACCGTTGCAATAATCGGGATTGCAACATTTATATCGACGCTGTTCGGAGGACTTTTCGCCCTCAAGTACAGGGACAAGCTCCATCTGATCCTTGGCTTCAGTGCGGGCGCTGTAATAGGCGTAGCATTTTTCGACCTTCTTCCGGAAGCGATCAGTCTGGAGATCAGCGGAACAAAGGCCGCAACGACTTCCATTATGATCGGGGTGGGATTCATTATGTATCTTGTCCTGGATCGCGCCGTGATACTGCTTTCGAAAGCTGACGAGGAGCATGGGGTACTTCAGCATCGTGGCACACTTGGCGCGGCAAGCTTATCGATGCATTCGTTCCTGGATGGGACCGTGATAGGTTTCGCGTTCCAGGTATCAGCAGCCGTCGGTGCAATAGTGACAGCAGCTGTGTTGACTCACGATTTTTCAGACGGAATAAATACGGTAAGCCTGATTCTCAAGGATAACGGCAACAGGAAGAAAGCATCTCTCTGGCTCCTCACCGACGCCCTTGCGCCCGTACTGGGAATTCTCCTCACGCGATTTTTCACGCTTCCGGAAAACATGCTTGGGAACGTGCTTGCGATCTTCTGCGGATTTTTTATTTATATCGGCGCGAGTGAGCTCCTTCCCGAAAGCTACCACGCCCACCCGAAGGTTCTCACGACGGTAATGACTCTTCTGGGAATCTCTATCCTGTACGCGGTAATCCAAGTCGCGAAGGGCTGA
- a CDS encoding Nramp family divalent metal transporter, which yields MSALKNSIVSSITRTDVRTRVSADAALSGESRAGFFKKLIPFLGPAFIASVAYVDPGNFATNIQGGSEFGYTLLWVILLSNIMAMVIQSLSAKLGIASGNNLAEHCRNEFSRPVVYMMWALMEIVAMATDLAEFLGAAVGFNLLFGFPLIIGGLLTALCTFLILGLERYGFRPLEIAITAMVSVIAVSYLLETILDRPEFGTILYHSVVPQFNGSESVLLATGILGATVMPHAIFLHSALTQQRIIVKDPGKLRKLFRFEILDVTIAMGIASLVNMAMLVMAAATFHKHGLTNVATLQEAHVTLQPLLGKAAGWIFAVSLLASGLSSSTVGTSAGQIMMQGFLHKRIPVWLRRSVTIIPSIVVIAIGLDPTRTLVVSQVVLSFGLPFAIFPLIIFTNSSRIMGVLVNRKLTSIVICVFAALIVALNLFLIYKVFIG from the coding sequence ATGTCGGCGTTGAAGAACTCAATCGTCTCGTCGATTACGCGGACTGATGTACGGACCAGAGTCTCGGCAGACGCCGCACTTTCAGGTGAATCGCGAGCTGGATTTTTCAAAAAACTGATCCCTTTCCTCGGGCCCGCGTTTATAGCAAGCGTCGCTTATGTCGATCCGGGAAATTTCGCGACAAATATACAGGGCGGCTCGGAATTCGGCTATACTCTGTTGTGGGTGATCCTTCTGAGCAACATCATGGCAATGGTCATCCAATCGCTATCGGCAAAGCTCGGCATCGCATCGGGAAACAATCTTGCGGAACACTGCCGAAATGAATTCAGCCGGCCGGTTGTTTATATGATGTGGGCACTCATGGAGATTGTCGCCATGGCAACCGATCTCGCGGAATTCCTCGGGGCAGCGGTGGGGTTTAATCTTCTGTTCGGATTTCCCCTCATTATCGGGGGATTGCTTACCGCGCTCTGCACATTCCTCATCCTCGGTCTTGAGAGATACGGGTTCAGACCGCTCGAGATAGCGATCACCGCCATGGTAAGCGTTATCGCCGTGAGCTATCTCCTCGAAACGATTCTCGATAGGCCCGAATTTGGAACGATACTCTATCACAGTGTCGTCCCCCAGTTCAACGGAAGCGAGAGCGTGCTCCTCGCGACAGGCATCCTCGGAGCGACAGTTATGCCTCACGCGATCTTCCTTCATTCCGCGCTGACCCAGCAGAGGATCATTGTGAAAGATCCGGGTAAGCTCCGCAAGCTCTTCCGATTTGAAATCCTGGACGTTACCATAGCAATGGGGATCGCGAGTCTCGTCAACATGGCTATGCTGGTCATGGCCGCTGCGACTTTTCACAAGCACGGGCTCACAAACGTAGCGACCCTTCAGGAAGCTCATGTCACACTTCAGCCGCTTCTCGGCAAGGCCGCCGGCTGGATATTTGCTGTCTCACTCCTCGCTTCCGGATTATCTTCTTCCACAGTCGGGACAAGTGCTGGACAGATAATGATGCAGGGGTTTCTTCATAAGCGCATACCGGTGTGGTTGAGGCGGTCGGTCACAATTATCCCGTCGATTGTCGTCATTGCAATTGGACTCGACCCGACAAGGACGTTGGTCGTCAGCCAGGTTGTCCTGAGTTTCGGATTGCCGTTTGCAATTTTTCCGCTTATAATTTTTACGAACAGCAGCAGGATCATGGGAGTGCTTGTAAACCGGAAGTTGACTTCGATCGTCATATGCGTGTTCGCGGCACTAATAGTTGCGCTGAATTTGTTCTTAATCTATAAGGTGTTCATTGGTTAG
- a CDS encoding universal stress protein, with translation MVRSPIKNLLVPLDGSSLAESVLQLVAQLARKITATVTLIHVIEKDAPETIHGDIHLTRADQAEKYLKSLSTSDLLSGIDVRCHLHEAGVRDVSQSISDHAEELNQDLVIMCTHGSTGLRGILFGSIAQQVISFGSTPVMLVKPPRKFTPQIYSFENFLVPLDGNPDHEQSLSYAAVLAGQCGATVHLLIAIPQFGTMSGEVTPANRLLPGTTSRMMDMIVPDAEEYLKQLKGKIESDGTRVSTLTSRREPSAAINEGVKRVKADLVILATHGKKGAGAFWNGSITPKVSKSSKIPLLLVPVKE, from the coding sequence TTGGTTAGATCGCCGATCAAAAACCTCCTCGTGCCCCTTGACGGTTCTTCGCTTGCAGAATCTGTCCTCCAGCTGGTTGCGCAGCTCGCAAGGAAGATCACTGCAACTGTCACGCTGATTCACGTCATCGAAAAAGATGCGCCAGAAACGATTCACGGCGACATCCACTTGACGCGCGCGGATCAGGCCGAGAAGTATTTGAAATCTTTATCGACATCAGATCTCCTGTCGGGAATCGATGTGCGCTGCCATCTCCATGAGGCTGGAGTGCGTGATGTTTCACAAAGTATCTCAGATCACGCGGAAGAGTTGAATCAGGACCTTGTAATCATGTGCACTCATGGAAGTACAGGCCTGAGAGGGATTCTCTTCGGCTCAATCGCGCAGCAGGTGATTTCGTTTGGGAGCACGCCTGTCATGTTAGTCAAGCCTCCGCGCAAGTTCACGCCGCAGATTTATTCGTTCGAAAACTTCCTTGTTCCTCTTGATGGCAATCCTGACCACGAGCAGTCGTTGAGCTACGCGGCTGTGTTGGCGGGACAATGCGGAGCAACTGTACATCTTCTAATTGCGATCCCGCAGTTCGGCACCATGTCCGGCGAAGTAACGCCGGCAAACAGGCTGCTGCCGGGCACGACTTCAAGAATGATGGACATGATTGTACCGGATGCCGAAGAGTATTTGAAACAACTCAAGGGCAAGATCGAGTCTGACGGCACCAGAGTTTCGACGCTTACATCGAGACGGGAACCTTCTGCCGCAATAAATGAAGGAGTGAAACGAGTCAAGGCGGATCTTGTCATACTCGCGACTCACGGAAAGAAGGGCGCCGGAGCATTTTGGAACGGAAGCATCACTCCGAAGGTGAGCAAGTCGAGCAAAATTCCTCTTCTCCTCGTCCCGGTGAAGGAATGA
- the secD gene encoding protein translocase subunit SecD yields MRKNRFKIFLIIAAIALALYYLYPTYQSATYQKRLTQLAGQQKFEDYLNSHPLPSMPDSLKQTYIDSLQQTFIGDSIRYYDENATSIVDAKLKRVKLGLDLQGGMHIVLEVNVLKMLSDMAKDKDQTFDQIMQQVAAQAKQSDVSPLDLMRQQFDQRGIRLSRYYGDIRDDNSRVMSYLSDQTKTAVDRAMEIVRNRVDQYGVSEPSIQKQGSTRFIVELPGVSNEDEVRQLLQGTALLEFKLLKPEDVVVKVFQSVDNILAGKVDSLSAGSDSTSTDSTSSPEQFARKHPFFAIVQSVRQSGDWYVSENDRDKLDRIMKREDVQRVVPSDFQLLFSAKPMIMNKGVKYYELFVVKKDPELTGGVVTNARATISPSTSSPIVEMTMSSDGARDWGRITGANIGKRIAIDLDNAVYSAPVVRNKIPNGSSEIEGMANMDEANLLAIVLRAGALPAPVDIVEQRSVGPSLGEDSIKNGVTSGAIGLTIIVLFMLFYYRTGGVAADFALILNILFILGVLAAFHATLTLPGIAGMILTFAVAVDANVLIYERIREETATGKTLRAAIDQGYAKAFTAIFDSNIVSLLTGAILYQFGTGPVQGFALTLMIGIVASLFSAIVITRVVFDIMMQRGATHINFG; encoded by the coding sequence TTGCGCAAGAATCGCTTTAAGATTTTTCTTATCATAGCCGCTATTGCCCTTGCGCTCTATTATCTCTACCCGACTTATCAGAGCGCGACATACCAGAAAAGACTTACTCAACTTGCGGGACAACAGAAATTCGAAGATTATCTGAATTCCCATCCACTCCCGTCGATGCCTGACAGCCTCAAGCAGACATATATAGATAGTCTGCAACAGACTTTCATCGGTGACAGTATCAGATACTACGACGAGAACGCCACGAGCATTGTCGACGCAAAATTGAAACGCGTCAAGCTTGGTCTCGACCTGCAGGGCGGAATGCACATCGTGCTGGAAGTGAACGTCTTGAAAATGCTGAGCGACATGGCGAAGGACAAGGACCAGACCTTCGACCAAATAATGCAGCAGGTTGCAGCTCAGGCGAAACAGTCCGACGTGTCCCCTCTTGATCTGATGCGACAGCAGTTCGACCAGAGAGGGATCAGGTTGAGTAGGTACTACGGTGACATTCGCGACGACAACAGCAGGGTGATGTCTTACCTTTCAGACCAGACTAAGACTGCAGTCGACCGGGCGATGGAAATCGTCAGAAACCGCGTCGATCAATACGGTGTCTCGGAGCCGTCAATACAAAAGCAGGGGAGCACCAGGTTTATCGTTGAGCTTCCGGGCGTGAGCAACGAGGACGAGGTCCGGCAGCTTCTCCAGGGCACGGCTCTTCTTGAGTTCAAGCTTCTGAAACCCGAGGACGTCGTGGTTAAGGTGTTCCAGTCCGTGGACAACATACTTGCGGGAAAAGTGGATTCACTTTCCGCCGGATCGGATTCCACATCGACTGATTCGACCAGCTCTCCCGAGCAATTCGCACGGAAACATCCTTTCTTCGCGATTGTCCAGTCTGTTCGGCAGTCCGGCGATTGGTATGTTTCCGAGAACGACAGAGATAAGCTGGACCGCATCATGAAGCGTGAGGACGTGCAGCGCGTGGTGCCCAGCGACTTCCAGCTCCTCTTCAGCGCGAAGCCGATGATTATGAACAAAGGTGTGAAGTATTACGAGCTCTTTGTAGTTAAGAAAGATCCCGAGCTTACAGGCGGAGTCGTTACCAACGCCAGGGCCACAATCTCTCCCTCAACAAGCTCACCGATCGTAGAGATGACCATGAGTTCCGATGGCGCACGCGACTGGGGACGCATCACCGGAGCAAATATCGGAAAAAGAATTGCGATTGATCTCGACAACGCCGTCTATTCCGCACCCGTCGTCAGGAATAAAATTCCCAACGGAAGTTCCGAGATCGAAGGCATGGCAAACATGGACGAGGCGAACCTTCTCGCAATCGTCCTGAGGGCAGGTGCGCTTCCCGCGCCTGTGGACATCGTCGAGCAAAGAAGTGTCGGACCGTCTCTCGGTGAAGACTCGATCAAGAACGGCGTGACGTCAGGAGCGATCGGTCTCACAATCATCGTGCTCTTCATGCTGTTCTATTACAGAACGGGTGGAGTTGCGGCCGATTTCGCGCTGATCCTGAATATCCTGTTCATCCTCGGAGTACTGGCGGCCTTCCACGCGACTTTGACGCTACCAGGTATCGCAGGTATGATTCTCACATTCGCCGTGGCCGTCGATGCGAACGTTCTCATATATGAACGTATCCGCGAGGAAACGGCTACGGGCAAAACGCTCAGGGCAGCAATCGACCAGGGCTACGCGAAGGCGTTTACGGCAATCTTCGACTCTAACATAGTCTCGCTTCTGACCGGCGCGATTCTCTATCAGTTTGGAACAGGGCCGGTTCAAGGATTTGCTCTCACACTCATGATCGGAATCGTGGCGAGCTTGTTCAGTGCAATAGTTATTACACGCGTCGTCTTCGACATCATGATGCAAAGAGGCGCGACACACATAAACTTCGGATGA